The following are from one region of the Aquirufa lenticrescens genome:
- a CDS encoding 3-oxoacid CoA-transferase, protein MNKVYATAFDAINDIKSGSSMFFGGFGLTGIPENAIDALLASGIKEILCISNEAGIEGFGLGKLVASRAIKKLICSYVGENYLLEDLILEGHLTVELVPQGTLAERIRCGGAGIPAFFTPAGVGTEVAEGKEVRAFDGKQYLLEKAISADYAFIKAWKGDTEGNLIYKGTSRNFNPVMAPAGRITIAEVEELVPVGSLNPDEIHTPGIYVQRIFQGSNYIKPIEHFAALAHSEDEQKEVIARRLAKEIKDGDYVNLGIGIPTRVSNHIPAGMKVILQSENGLLGIGPLAEPGHEDPDLINASKRPITILKGGSIFSSAESFAMIRGDHIDVTILGGMQVSENGDLANWKVPGKMVKGMGGAMDLVASADRVIVAMLHLTSDGKSKLVTACDLPLTGERCVTRIISDLAVLDINPEGGFLLKERAHGVSVEQIKAATAGRLIIPDVVPEF, encoded by the coding sequence ATGAACAAGGTTTACGCAACTGCTTTTGATGCCATTAATGATATTAAATCGGGCTCCTCGATGTTTTTTGGCGGTTTTGGATTAACAGGGATACCAGAAAATGCGATCGATGCGTTGCTGGCATCCGGTATAAAAGAGATCTTGTGTATCTCGAATGAGGCGGGAATCGAAGGTTTTGGCTTAGGTAAATTAGTGGCGTCTCGGGCCATCAAAAAACTCATCTGTTCCTATGTGGGCGAGAATTACCTCTTAGAGGATTTGATTTTAGAAGGTCATTTAACTGTGGAATTAGTTCCTCAGGGAACCTTAGCGGAACGCATCCGTTGCGGTGGTGCAGGGATTCCCGCCTTTTTCACGCCGGCAGGAGTGGGAACGGAAGTGGCAGAAGGGAAGGAGGTTCGGGCGTTTGATGGGAAGCAGTACCTGCTAGAAAAGGCCATATCTGCTGATTATGCTTTTATCAAAGCCTGGAAAGGAGACACCGAGGGTAACTTGATTTATAAAGGGACCTCTCGCAACTTCAATCCGGTGATGGCTCCAGCTGGTCGTATTACGATTGCCGAAGTAGAAGAATTAGTTCCAGTAGGTTCACTAAATCCGGACGAAATCCATACCCCAGGCATCTACGTGCAGCGCATTTTCCAAGGATCAAACTATATCAAACCCATCGAACATTTTGCAGCCTTAGCTCATTCAGAAGATGAACAGAAAGAAGTTATTGCGCGCCGTTTAGCGAAAGAAATCAAAGATGGAGATTACGTCAATCTAGGCATCGGTATTCCCACGCGGGTCTCGAATCATATTCCTGCTGGAATGAAAGTGATTTTGCAATCGGAAAATGGTCTGTTAGGGATAGGACCTTTAGCTGAACCTGGTCACGAAGATCCCGATTTAATCAATGCGAGCAAGCGTCCGATTACGATTTTAAAGGGTGGTTCAATATTTAGTTCCGCCGAAAGCTTCGCCATGATCCGTGGCGACCATATTGATGTGACGATTTTAGGAGGTATGCAGGTTTCTGAAAACGGGGATTTAGCGAACTGGAAAGTGCCAGGTAAAATGGTCAAAGGGATGGGTGGGGCTATGGACCTCGTCGCTTCCGCAGATAGAGTCATTGTTGCGATGTTACATTTGACCTCCGATGGAAAATCGAAATTAGTCACTGCTTGTGATTTGCCTTTAACCGGGGAACGCTGCGTGACGCGAATCATTTCCGATTTAGCCGTATTAGACATAAACCCCGAAGGCGGCTTTCTGTTAAAAGAGCGTGCCCACGGGGTTTCAGTTGAACAAATCAAAGCGGCCACAGCTGGTAGATTAATCATCCCAGACGTGGTACCTGAATTTTAG
- a CDS encoding zinc-dependent metalloprotease, whose protein sequence is MKKMLLLFALISLSASAQIADKFKSMKAQTGYFNFYYDESNDKIFLEVKKLNEEFLYTYSLAQGVGNNDLGLDRGQLGNEQVVFFEKQGNKIFLVQPNTQYRANTSNALEKLSVQQAFAKSVLFGFKIESSSDGVYIIDITDFLMQDAHGVLKRLTQAKQGSYSLDKSRSSLALEHTKSFPKNSEFEARLTFAGNGTGAEVRSVVPNADYVTVVEHHSFIELPDNKYEPRLFDPRSGANAISFQDYSSPVNEVVLKQWITRHRLEKKDPKAAVSEAIKPIIYYLDNGTPEPVRTALMVGGRWWNQAFEAIGYKDAFQVKLLPEDADPMDVRYHVIQWVHRSTRGWSYGASITDPRTGEIMKGHVSLGSLRIRQDFLIAQALMNAPFAVDGSANGPMMAMSLARIRQLAAHEIGHTLGFAHNYAASARENSSVMDYPHPQIDFKGDQMDFSHAYDTKIGDWDKVSVDYAYGDHKSKAELNQVIDNAYAKGLRFITDSDARNPGGAHIYAHLWDNGKTIVDELEHILAVRKKAITNFSVHNIRPNETYSHLEDVFVPLYFLHRYQTEATTKIIGGSEYNYAVRGGKELVLEPASVALQTQALKAVTQTLDARNLAIPEDKLALFPPRAFNNERTRESFKGKTGITFDPMGAVESAADFTLDFLLHPDRLSRLAGNKAVNAQQLGVSETLSSLLNATLYTAHSDPYLQATQETINFKVVSSLLNVLNAPSISPLAASEVNASVKGIREVYSKKTGAFAAYLVQTIDQFKANPADWKPMQTPVIPDGAPIGMDCYE, encoded by the coding sequence ATGAAAAAAATGCTCCTCCTTTTCGCCCTAATCAGCCTTAGCGCTTCCGCTCAAATCGCTGATAAATTCAAATCGATGAAAGCCCAAACGGGTTATTTCAACTTCTACTACGATGAGTCGAATGACAAGATCTTTTTAGAGGTCAAAAAGCTAAATGAGGAGTTTTTATATACCTATTCCCTAGCGCAAGGCGTAGGAAACAACGACCTAGGTTTAGACCGCGGTCAATTAGGAAATGAGCAAGTTGTATTCTTCGAGAAGCAAGGAAACAAAATCTTCTTAGTGCAACCCAATACCCAATACCGGGCGAATACGAGCAATGCTTTGGAGAAATTATCCGTGCAACAGGCCTTCGCAAAATCAGTCTTATTCGGATTCAAAATTGAAAGCTCTTCTGATGGTGTTTACATTATCGACATCACTGATTTCCTCATGCAGGATGCACACGGGGTTTTAAAGCGCTTAACGCAGGCTAAGCAAGGGTCTTATAGTTTAGACAAAAGTAGAAGTTCATTGGCTTTAGAACACACCAAATCCTTTCCTAAAAATAGCGAATTCGAGGCACGTCTGACTTTTGCAGGCAATGGTACAGGGGCAGAAGTGCGTTCTGTAGTGCCTAATGCAGATTATGTGACAGTGGTGGAACATCATTCGTTCATCGAATTACCGGATAATAAATACGAGCCACGCTTGTTTGATCCACGTTCTGGAGCAAACGCGATCTCTTTCCAAGATTATTCTTCCCCGGTCAATGAGGTGGTATTGAAGCAGTGGATTACACGCCACCGTTTGGAAAAAAAAGACCCTAAAGCGGCAGTCAGCGAGGCAATCAAACCCATCATTTATTACTTAGACAATGGTACCCCAGAACCCGTTCGCACAGCCTTAATGGTAGGTGGTCGCTGGTGGAACCAGGCCTTCGAGGCGATCGGATACAAAGATGCATTTCAGGTTAAATTATTGCCGGAAGACGCTGATCCGATGGATGTGCGCTACCATGTCATCCAATGGGTGCACCGTTCCACACGAGGATGGAGTTACGGCGCTTCGATTACAGACCCAAGAACGGGCGAAATTATGAAGGGCCATGTAAGTTTAGGTAGTTTAAGAATCCGCCAAGATTTCTTGATCGCGCAGGCGTTGATGAATGCTCCTTTTGCAGTTGATGGCTCGGCGAATGGGCCGATGATGGCGATGTCTTTGGCCCGTATCAGACAACTAGCAGCACACGAAATAGGTCATACACTAGGTTTTGCGCATAATTATGCGGCGAGCGCTCGGGAGAATTCGAGCGTGATGGATTATCCTCATCCACAAATTGACTTTAAAGGAGATCAAATGGATTTCAGCCATGCCTATGATACCAAAATCGGGGATTGGGACAAAGTATCGGTTGACTATGCCTATGGAGATCACAAATCGAAAGCTGAATTAAATCAAGTGATTGATAATGCCTATGCCAAAGGGCTTCGCTTCATCACCGACTCCGACGCCCGCAACCCGGGTGGAGCGCATATATATGCCCACCTTTGGGACAATGGAAAAACCATCGTGGACGAACTAGAACACATTTTAGCCGTACGTAAAAAAGCGATCACAAACTTCTCTGTTCACAACATACGCCCGAACGAAACCTATTCTCACCTAGAAGACGTCTTCGTACCCTTGTATTTCTTACATCGTTACCAAACAGAAGCAACCACCAAAATCATCGGTGGATCTGAATACAATTATGCGGTGAGAGGTGGTAAGGAATTAGTCTTAGAACCAGCCTCAGTTGCGTTACAAACACAAGCTTTGAAAGCGGTGACCCAGACCTTGGACGCGCGTAACCTAGCGATTCCTGAAGACAAGTTAGCCTTATTCCCTCCGCGCGCTTTCAACAATGAACGGACACGCGAATCGTTTAAAGGCAAGACAGGAATCACCTTCGATCCGATGGGCGCAGTAGAATCCGCTGCCGATTTCACCTTAGACTTTTTATTGCACCCTGATCGCTTATCTCGTTTAGCGGGCAATAAAGCGGTGAATGCTCAGCAATTAGGGGTTTCAGAGACATTAAGCTCCTTATTAAACGCAACCCTTTACACGGCACATTCGGATCCCTATTTACAAGCGACGCAAGAGACCATCAATTTCAAAGTAGTTTCCTCTTTACTCAACGTATTGAACGCGCCTTCTATTTCTCCTTTAGCGGCATCAGAAGTCAATGCGTCAGTGAAAGGAATTAGAGAGGTGTATAGCAAAAAGACCGGTGCTTTTGCGGCCTATCTTGTACAGACCATTGATCAATTCAAAGCGAATCCCGCGGATTGGAAACCGATGCAGACGCCGGTGATTCCAGATGGTGCTCCTATTGGGATGGATTGTTATGAATAG
- a CDS encoding AraC family transcriptional regulator: MKLNLEQILPDSDSSFRFLLTPKLNEVFYWHFHPEIELVYVEADKGIRHIGEHISTYEGCDLALIGSYIPHLNFDYGVKATVETVVIQFPETYFENGLVRIPELKKVVDLMERAKTGLAFTGETKRIAGVRLKKLQHLDRFHQFMELMSIFQFLAESDEYVDLDVRPISSQTILKQQERMHRIHQFVEANFQKPIDTQQIADEVNLSLPAFCRYFKKTTKFTYTDFVNQYRVQYAKKILIQDKNVTETCFESGFESLSYFNRIFKKWTGESPSSFRKQRLK; this comes from the coding sequence ATGAAATTGAATTTAGAGCAAATCCTACCGGATAGTGATAGTTCGTTTAGGTTTCTTTTAACCCCTAAATTGAACGAAGTTTTCTATTGGCATTTCCACCCCGAAATCGAATTGGTGTATGTAGAGGCAGATAAAGGAATTCGCCACATCGGAGAACATATTTCGACTTATGAGGGATGTGATTTAGCCTTAATTGGATCCTATATTCCCCACTTGAATTTTGATTATGGCGTAAAGGCTACGGTGGAGACAGTCGTGATTCAGTTTCCGGAGACCTATTTCGAGAATGGATTGGTCCGGATTCCGGAATTAAAAAAGGTCGTAGATCTGATGGAACGCGCGAAAACGGGCCTGGCTTTTACGGGTGAAACGAAGCGGATTGCCGGTGTGCGTTTGAAAAAATTGCAACATTTGGATCGTTTTCATCAGTTTATGGAGCTAATGAGCATTTTCCAGTTTTTGGCAGAATCAGACGAATATGTGGACCTCGATGTTCGTCCCATCTCCAGCCAAACCATCCTCAAACAACAAGAACGGATGCATCGCATCCATCAATTCGTCGAAGCAAATTTTCAAAAGCCCATTGACACCCAGCAAATCGCGGACGAAGTCAACCTCTCGCTTCCGGCCTTCTGCCGCTATTTTAAGAAAACAACGAAATTCACCTACACGGACTTTGTCAATCAATACCGCGTGCAATACGCGAAGAAAATCTTGATTCAAGACAAGAATGTGACCGAGACTTGCTTCGAATCAGGCTTCGAAAGTCTTTCCTATTTCAACCGGATCTTCAAGAAATGGACTGGGGAGTCTCCGTCTAGTTTTAGGAAACAGCGGTTAAAATAA
- a CDS encoding helix-turn-helix domain-containing protein, which produces MAILAPLFGIFTSFILLYYLSSLNRSNTFLALFFLCCNAVLMVYFGLHYSKIEFWEGICFVHFLPLSFLLGPALFFYVKQTVSEDKRLHLYDLAHLIPAVFTFFATLPFTTLSLATKTAMAHEIVNITEDYNLNFQWVTFEQILYGRSIHLILYCVASAIYFLVNKRHLLLKYGALPSNHRLIQKWIFSLILLQLVIAGNSLGHMLTVYAHNYAIFGIPSNIIFSEARFFAICGGGFFVQNFILFLFPKILYGNVSYEVELNAGTILQEIKSSLPKKSSSFYAFERELEGYLDSHPFVKKDFSLSQMSFDLKMPERFLSNYFNKEMEKTFGEWKNDLRIEYACQLIEEGNAKKITIEAISTDAGFVSRSKFIDAFKARKGVTPSVYIKEKAEA; this is translated from the coding sequence TTGGCAATACTAGCACCACTATTCGGAATATTTACCTCGTTTATTCTCTTGTACTACCTCAGTTCATTGAATAGATCCAACACGTTTTTAGCCTTGTTTTTCTTGTGCTGCAATGCGGTGTTGATGGTGTATTTTGGATTACATTATAGCAAAATCGAATTTTGGGAAGGTATCTGTTTTGTACACTTTTTACCCCTCTCCTTCCTGCTCGGTCCAGCTTTGTTCTTCTATGTAAAGCAAACCGTTTCGGAAGACAAGCGACTTCACCTATATGATTTAGCACATCTGATTCCAGCGGTTTTCACTTTTTTTGCGACCTTACCTTTCACGACTTTATCGTTAGCGACCAAGACGGCGATGGCTCACGAGATTGTGAACATTACGGAAGATTATAATTTGAATTTTCAGTGGGTCACTTTTGAACAGATTTTATATGGCCGTTCTATCCATTTAATTCTCTATTGTGTAGCCTCTGCGATCTACTTTCTTGTGAATAAGCGTCATCTCCTGCTGAAATATGGTGCTTTACCCTCGAATCATCGCTTAATTCAAAAGTGGATCTTCTCTCTAATATTATTACAACTGGTCATTGCAGGCAATAGTCTGGGGCATATGTTAACAGTTTATGCTCATAACTATGCGATTTTTGGCATCCCTTCAAATATCATTTTCAGTGAGGCTCGTTTCTTTGCGATCTGTGGAGGAGGTTTTTTTGTACAAAACTTCATTTTGTTTTTATTCCCCAAAATCCTCTACGGTAACGTTTCCTACGAAGTGGAGCTAAATGCAGGCACAATCTTACAAGAGATCAAATCTAGCTTACCTAAGAAATCGAGTAGCTTTTATGCCTTTGAAAGGGAATTAGAGGGTTATTTAGACTCACACCCCTTTGTGAAAAAAGATTTCTCCTTGTCACAAATGTCCTTTGACCTAAAAATGCCCGAGCGATTCCTGTCGAATTACTTCAATAAGGAGATGGAAAAAACGTTTGGCGAATGGAAGAATGACTTGCGCATTGAATATGCGTGTCAATTAATAGAGGAGGGAAATGCGAAGAAAATAACCATCGAAGCAATTTCAACTGATGCTGGTTTCGTCTCGCGTTCGAAATTCATCGATGCCTTCAAGGCCCGCAAAGGGGTGACCCCTTCTGTGTATATCAAAGAAAAGGCAGAAGCCTAA
- a CDS encoding phytanoyl-CoA dioxygenase family protein — protein MKTDIPNNGHYDIPGNPSTAKSSAVKLNDRSNGEPLRVLSEEDWAFWKHNGYVIIKQAVSREQALKTAAFLYEFEEKDPNDSSTWYTAPRAEMKMKELANTGMVECYNSQLQWDNRSTQRVYDAFADIWGTEKLWVTIDRANLNFPIRPGHEYKAFIHWDYDPETKPVNVQGVLALADQLDENMGGFQCIPELFRNYDTWKLTQPEDRNRFLPDTSDFTPTKVTLEAGDLLIFNSLQPHGIRANNSDQVRCAQYISMMPAEEDNDSLREWRVNSWQDRIAPEGYAFPGDPRKWEQTKYETAQLNELGRKILGLDRW, from the coding sequence ATGAAAACTGACATCCCTAACAACGGCCACTACGACATTCCCGGCAATCCCTCCACCGCTAAAAGTAGTGCGGTAAAATTAAACGACCGTTCAAACGGCGAGCCACTTCGCGTATTAAGCGAGGAGGATTGGGCGTTTTGGAAACACAATGGATACGTGATTATTAAGCAGGCGGTATCACGCGAACAAGCTTTAAAGACGGCGGCATTCTTGTACGAGTTTGAAGAGAAAGATCCGAATGATTCATCGACTTGGTATACCGCGCCACGTGCTGAAATGAAGATGAAAGAGCTCGCAAATACGGGAATGGTGGAATGTTACAATAGCCAATTGCAATGGGATAATCGCTCGACCCAGCGTGTATATGATGCTTTTGCGGATATTTGGGGGACAGAGAAATTGTGGGTGACGATTGATCGAGCGAATTTGAATTTCCCCATTCGTCCAGGTCACGAATACAAAGCCTTTATTCACTGGGATTACGATCCGGAGACGAAGCCAGTAAACGTCCAAGGAGTTTTGGCCTTAGCAGATCAGTTAGACGAGAATATGGGTGGATTCCAATGCATTCCGGAACTATTCCGCAATTATGATACTTGGAAATTGACTCAACCGGAGGATCGCAATCGTTTCTTACCTGACACATCCGATTTTACCCCGACCAAAGTGACACTAGAAGCTGGCGATTTATTAATTTTTAATAGTTTACAGCCACACGGAATTCGGGCAAATAATAGTGACCAAGTACGTTGTGCCCAATACATTTCAATGATGCCGGCGGAGGAAGATAATGATTCTTTGCGTGAATGGCGGGTAAACTCGTGGCAAGATCGCATCGCTCCAGAAGGCTATGCCTTCCCAGGGGATCCACGCAAATGGGAACAAACAAAATACGAAACGGCTCAATTGAACGAACTAGGCAGAAAGATTCTAGGATTAGATCGCTGGTAA
- a CDS encoding serine hydrolase domain-containing protein, with protein MKKLILLLFIALNAFAQNLPTGDPIQAGLSKEGLQRIETFLASQSEKQIIPGSIGMVVRYGKVVYKKAFGKANLETGEAMRTDHLFRMASMTKIITGVAGLKLFERGLFTMDTPLETILPEFANMQILVGYDTLAHKFITRPAKNKILMKHLFTHTSGIAYPPFSNLGREGYLSANVTIAFPKANTKLTLADIAQTTAKLPLVHEPGESWNYGMNLEVLGRVIEVLDGRTFSDFLRQEIFVPLKMNRTYVGVPPAEWKNMAQVYTQDKTGKKSVYTDEVGKKLLGFSTEMTMDYYRNTNTPLAMGGTDIISNVDDYARFFQMLLNYGQLDGTQLLSKKTVEMIEKPLFDVATKDGVAMSVTGRSQFKAGVTVYVYPEEQAKFETISAGSYFWKGYFGTQYWIDRKEDMFALLFFQLAPEPTDFNEKFRHLVWGSIAK; from the coding sequence ATGAAAAAACTGATTCTATTATTATTCATCGCGCTAAATGCCTTCGCACAAAACTTACCCACTGGCGATCCGATTCAAGCCGGATTATCGAAAGAAGGATTACAACGTATAGAGACTTTTTTAGCATCCCAAAGCGAAAAACAAATCATCCCCGGGTCCATCGGCATGGTGGTTCGCTATGGGAAAGTGGTGTATAAAAAAGCCTTTGGCAAAGCAAACCTAGAAACAGGCGAGGCAATGCGCACGGATCATTTGTTCAGAATGGCCAGCATGACTAAAATCATCACCGGAGTAGCTGGCTTGAAATTATTCGAGCGCGGGCTGTTTACGATGGATACGCCTTTGGAAACCATCCTTCCTGAATTCGCCAACATGCAGATTTTAGTGGGATACGACACCTTGGCACACAAATTCATCACGCGTCCTGCGAAAAACAAGATCCTGATGAAGCACCTGTTCACGCATACTTCTGGGATTGCTTATCCTCCCTTCTCAAATTTAGGACGCGAAGGATATTTAAGCGCGAATGTGACCATTGCCTTCCCTAAAGCAAATACGAAATTAACCTTAGCAGATATCGCTCAAACTACCGCCAAATTACCTTTAGTGCACGAACCCGGGGAAAGCTGGAACTATGGAATGAACCTTGAGGTACTCGGTCGCGTCATCGAGGTGCTGGATGGCCGTACTTTTTCAGACTTTTTACGTCAAGAGATTTTCGTCCCTTTAAAAATGAACCGTACGTATGTGGGTGTACCTCCAGCTGAATGGAAAAATATGGCCCAGGTATACACACAAGATAAAACTGGCAAAAAGAGTGTATACACTGACGAGGTAGGCAAGAAGCTCTTGGGTTTTTCGACCGAAATGACGATGGACTACTACAGAAACACCAATACTCCTTTAGCCATGGGCGGAACTGACATCATTAGCAATGTGGATGATTATGCCCGTTTCTTCCAAATGTTATTGAATTATGGACAATTAGACGGCACACAGCTTTTGAGCAAGAAGACAGTCGAAATGATCGAAAAGCCACTATTCGATGTAGCTACTAAAGACGGTGTCGCCATGAGTGTAACCGGGCGCTCTCAATTTAAAGCAGGTGTAACGGTTTACGTCTATCCAGAAGAGCAAGCGAAATTTGAAACCATTTCAGCGGGTTCGTATTTTTGGAAAGGCTATTTTGGGACCCAATATTGGATCGATAGAAAGGAAGATATGTTTGCCTTACTATTCTTCCAGCTCGCTCCGGAGCCTACTGATTTTAATGAAAAATTCAGACACCTTGTATGGGGAAGTATTGCTAAATAA
- a CDS encoding EamA family transporter, translating into MLGFLYILFSSAFYGFSNAYWKKAIQDAPFLQVIFSRGLYTTSFFGLCYLMDYQWGIFTPWLGERPVFTAAELAMSIGLCVFSFFGLYFFVRSLKTEAVSLVSPVSSINLFGLLTAVLFLGETWGFAYSMATLCVVGGVFLLFQSDWHFSSISSFLKALGGSILASFFWGISYSLFKYPVAWLGVIPFSFLLELCVTLCVGVFLLFQKQKWQQIPQAPIRILALCIILGSVFLNIAYKTASITQIIFVSKSQLVLTLIFGQILYREKLKALQLLGIALLLLSIYIVV; encoded by the coding sequence ATGTTAGGGTTTTTGTATATTCTTTTCAGTTCGGCTTTTTATGGCTTTAGTAATGCCTATTGGAAAAAAGCAATTCAGGACGCCCCCTTTTTGCAAGTCATTTTTAGTAGAGGCTTGTATACCACCTCGTTTTTTGGTCTTTGTTATTTGATGGATTATCAATGGGGAATTTTCACCCCTTGGTTAGGTGAGCGCCCGGTATTTACGGCTGCGGAACTGGCAATGAGTATCGGTTTGTGCGTTTTTAGTTTTTTTGGTTTGTATTTTTTTGTCCGTTCCTTGAAAACAGAGGCGGTCTCTCTGGTATCTCCCGTTTCATCGATTAACTTATTCGGCTTGCTAACGGCTGTCTTATTTTTAGGGGAAACTTGGGGATTTGCTTATTCAATGGCAACCCTTTGCGTGGTGGGAGGTGTTTTTTTACTCTTCCAAAGTGATTGGCACTTTAGCTCGATAAGCTCTTTTTTGAAGGCATTAGGAGGGAGTATATTGGCTTCCTTCTTCTGGGGCATATCCTATTCCCTTTTTAAGTATCCTGTAGCTTGGCTTGGCGTAATCCCGTTTTCCTTTTTGTTAGAATTGTGTGTGACGCTATGTGTGGGAGTTTTCCTCCTTTTCCAAAAGCAAAAATGGCAACAAATCCCTCAGGCACCTATCCGCATTTTGGCCTTATGCATCATTTTAGGCTCGGTATTTTTGAATATAGCCTATAAAACAGCTTCAATTACACAAATCATCTTTGTGAGTAAATCTCAACTCGTTCTAACCTTGATTTTTGGCCAAATCCTTTACCGCGAAAAATTAAAGGCCTTACAATTACTGGGGATTGCTTTGTTGCTTTTATCGATTTATATAGTGGTTTAA
- a CDS encoding nuclear transport factor 2-like protein gives MKKFVLAGAIIASTFSVSAQTTAGKIFSGPDAGKSFQFGSEKNSQILLDFVKAYNSKDGEKELSFYTPEMAKKREEMTKKSIAYIKTVEDVPMAILPVKVPGSNEEIVMLQSVETRVANNGSKETLNLFELFRFNKDGKISSFTQYGSIPKTNEYGQTSGGKYITEDPKNEVNGRAFQFSNRGEIEAMEKFNKAYNAMDVATVLTFFAEKVKITDFDGNKLELTKKDLSQMMDGYTSLDWKFTSILPIKIAYTDPVSGVFVTSTEKRVSKDGSVWNKSLVEIFQFDLNGKISGIDQYSQGRK, from the coding sequence ATGAAAAAATTTGTTCTAGCAGGTGCGATCATCGCATCGACATTCAGTGTCTCGGCACAAACGACAGCAGGTAAAATCTTCTCTGGTCCAGATGCTGGCAAGAGTTTCCAATTTGGTTCTGAGAAAAACAGCCAAATTTTGTTAGACTTCGTCAAAGCTTACAATTCAAAAGATGGAGAAAAAGAACTTTCTTTTTACACCCCAGAAATGGCAAAGAAAAGAGAAGAAATGACGAAAAAATCCATTGCTTACATTAAAACCGTAGAGGATGTGCCTATGGCTATTTTACCGGTTAAGGTACCTGGTTCAAACGAAGAAATCGTGATGTTGCAATCGGTAGAAACACGGGTAGCTAACAATGGTTCTAAGGAAACACTTAACTTGTTTGAGTTATTCAGATTTAACAAAGACGGAAAAATTTCGAGTTTCACACAATATGGTTCAATTCCCAAAACCAATGAATATGGTCAAACTTCAGGCGGAAAATATATTACGGAGGATCCTAAAAATGAAGTAAATGGCAGAGCATTCCAATTCTCAAATCGCGGTGAGATTGAAGCTATGGAGAAATTCAATAAAGCCTATAATGCGATGGATGTAGCTACTGTATTAACTTTCTTTGCTGAAAAGGTAAAAATCACTGACTTTGATGGCAACAAATTAGAGTTAACAAAAAAAGACCTTAGCCAAATGATGGATGGTTATACTTCACTAGACTGGAAATTTACAAGCATTCTTCCTATTAAGATCGCCTATACGGATCCTGTTTCAGGTGTATTTGTAACGTCTACAGAGAAGCGTGTTTCTAAGGATGGTTCTGTTTGGAACAAATCGTTAGTTGAAATTTTCCAATTTGATTTAAACGGAAAAATCTCCGGCATTGATCAGTATTCTCAAGGGAGAAAATAA
- a CDS encoding ester cyclase, with protein MKKIILSLCVAAGLFSCTSEADQNAIVGKANVAYYGRVWEVAINEGRTNILDSAYVEDAVLHTVPEVKGKANCKAYYENFVTGFTERQFIVKEIFADGDKLVKYWQFKGKHTGNFFGIPATGKSVDVIGCTIVKMKDGKIAEEQDFMDNMVLMTQLGLLPASK; from the coding sequence ATGAAAAAAATTATTCTATCTCTTTGTGTGGCGGCAGGATTATTCTCTTGCACGTCAGAGGCGGATCAAAATGCCATTGTAGGCAAGGCTAACGTAGCTTATTACGGGCGTGTTTGGGAAGTGGCGATCAATGAAGGTCGCACCAATATCTTGGACTCAGCTTATGTAGAGGATGCGGTATTGCATACTGTACCTGAAGTAAAAGGCAAAGCGAATTGCAAAGCCTATTACGAAAACTTTGTAACTGGTTTCACGGAGCGTCAATTTATCGTGAAAGAAATCTTTGCGGATGGCGACAAATTAGTGAAGTACTGGCAGTTCAAAGGAAAGCACACGGGTAACTTCTTTGGCATTCCTGCAACAGGAAAATCGGTAGACGTTATCGGTTGTACCATCGTGAAAATGAAGGACGGAAAAATTGCTGAAGAGCAAGATTTCATGGACAACATGGTATTGATGACTCAATTAGGTCTATTGCCGGCAAGTAAATAA
- a CDS encoding ester cyclase, translated as MKKLLLLFVTCLAMTANAQNKKECEDLVNAEKHVANNIKMYTATWDKIFNQRDIDQVNDQNFSTDVVLLGQKENIRSKGIEGFKKSFNYYLTTFSNIKFTFIDVWGHGDKLVKHWNFKGTHTATGKPMDLSGVTLVKMKDGKIIEEQDFDDNLSYNQQLGHFLVK; from the coding sequence ATGAAAAAATTACTCTTACTTTTCGTCACCTGCCTTGCAATGACAGCTAATGCCCAAAACAAAAAAGAATGCGAAGACCTAGTTAACGCAGAAAAACACGTGGCAAACAACATTAAAATGTATACAGCGACCTGGGATAAAATCTTTAATCAACGCGATATCGACCAAGTAAATGATCAAAATTTCTCTACGGATGTTGTTTTATTAGGTCAAAAAGAAAATATCAGATCAAAAGGTATTGAGGGTTTTAAAAAATCTTTCAATTACTATCTAACCACTTTTTCTAATATCAAATTTACCTTCATCGATGTTTGGGGACACGGGGATAAACTCGTGAAACACTGGAATTTTAAAGGCACACATACGGCAACTGGAAAGCCGATGGACTTATCAGGTGTTACCTTAGTCAAAATGAAAGATGGCAAAATCATTGAAGAACAAGATTTCGATGACAACTTATCTTATAATCAACAATTAGGCCATTTCTTAGTCAAATAA